Proteins encoded within one genomic window of Amycolatopsis sp. 2-15:
- a CDS encoding xanthine dehydrogenase family protein molybdopterin-binding subunit yields MTATIEPEVGKARLRKEDERLITGRTRWTDNIVLPGMLHLAVLRSPMAHAKIVSLDVSAAKDSPGVIAVYTAKDLDPDGSIGMPCAWPITPDMKSPRRPVLADGQVNFAGEGIAVVVARSSAEAHDALEAIDVEYDELPVVLDMEAALAEGAPLVHEDLGTNESAVWKFDSAEAGTGGNVEDAISSSKIVLKRRFRQQRLIPAFMEPRACVVDPTGTQISVWSATQVPHILRVMTALTLGIPEHKLRVIAPDVGGGFGGKIGVLPEEMMTVLVAQKLGKPVKWNESRSESILTAHHGRDQIQDITISANADGTVTGLKVELLANMGAYIGLVGPGVPILGAFMFNAIYKFPAYHFACTNVFTTTTLTDAYRGAGRPEATFAVERIMDELADELGMDPMELREKNWIKHEEFPFTTVAGLTYDTGNYEAATEKAKELFDYDGLRREQQQRRDSGDPVQLGIGISTFTEMCGLAPSRVLGSLDYAAGGWEYASVRMLPTGKVEVTTGASGHGQGHETAWSQILADQLGVPFDDIEVLHGDTQSSHKGMDTYGSRSLVVGGVAVVKAAEKVVAKAKPVAAHLLECSEDDLEFAGGKFTVKGTDQSTTMQDIAFTVFAAHNLPDGMEPSLDSDATFDPENFSYPHGTHLCAAEVDTETGRVKLRSYVCVDDVGVVVNPLIVEGQVHGGLAQGIAQALFEEAVHDESGTLTTGTFADYLLPSAADLPSFTTARTETPSTTNPLGAKGVGEAGTIASTPAVVNAVIDAVRHFGVNDIDMPLTPMRVWHAVQHGTTDAGGAGSEAGGGLGSIDASGGAQ; encoded by the coding sequence ATGACCGCGACCATCGAGCCGGAAGTCGGAAAGGCCCGGCTCCGCAAGGAGGACGAGCGGCTGATCACCGGCCGCACGCGCTGGACCGACAACATCGTGCTGCCAGGCATGCTGCACCTCGCCGTGCTGCGCAGCCCCATGGCGCACGCCAAGATCGTGTCGCTGGACGTGTCGGCGGCCAAGGATTCACCCGGTGTCATCGCGGTTTACACCGCCAAGGACCTGGACCCGGACGGGTCGATCGGCATGCCGTGCGCGTGGCCGATCACGCCCGACATGAAGTCGCCGCGCCGCCCGGTGCTGGCGGACGGCCAGGTCAACTTCGCCGGTGAAGGCATCGCGGTGGTCGTCGCGCGCTCGTCGGCCGAGGCCCACGACGCGCTCGAGGCGATCGACGTCGAGTACGACGAGCTGCCCGTGGTCCTCGACATGGAGGCCGCGCTCGCCGAGGGCGCGCCGCTCGTGCACGAGGACCTGGGCACCAACGAGAGCGCGGTCTGGAAGTTCGACTCGGCCGAGGCGGGCACCGGCGGCAACGTCGAGGACGCGATCTCGTCGTCGAAGATCGTGCTCAAGCGCCGGTTCCGCCAGCAACGGCTGATCCCGGCGTTCATGGAGCCGCGCGCGTGCGTGGTCGACCCGACGGGCACGCAGATCTCGGTGTGGTCGGCCACGCAGGTGCCGCACATCCTGCGCGTGATGACCGCGCTGACGCTGGGCATCCCGGAGCACAAGCTGCGCGTGATCGCCCCCGACGTCGGCGGCGGTTTCGGCGGCAAGATCGGCGTGCTGCCCGAGGAGATGATGACCGTCCTCGTGGCACAGAAGCTCGGCAAACCGGTGAAGTGGAACGAATCGCGGTCGGAGTCGATCCTCACCGCGCACCACGGCCGCGACCAGATCCAGGACATCACGATCTCCGCGAACGCCGACGGCACCGTCACCGGCCTCAAGGTCGAGCTGCTCGCCAACATGGGCGCCTACATCGGGCTCGTCGGGCCGGGCGTGCCGATCCTCGGCGCGTTCATGTTCAACGCGATCTACAAGTTCCCCGCGTACCACTTCGCCTGCACCAACGTGTTCACCACGACCACGCTCACCGACGCCTACCGCGGCGCCGGACGGCCGGAGGCGACGTTCGCGGTCGAGCGGATCATGGACGAGCTCGCCGACGAGCTCGGCATGGACCCGATGGAGCTGCGCGAGAAGAACTGGATCAAGCACGAGGAGTTCCCGTTCACCACGGTGGCGGGCCTGACCTACGACACGGGCAACTACGAGGCCGCGACCGAGAAGGCCAAGGAGCTGTTCGACTACGACGGCCTGCGGCGCGAGCAGCAGCAGCGCCGCGACTCCGGTGACCCGGTGCAGCTCGGTATCGGCATCTCCACGTTCACGGAGATGTGCGGCCTGGCGCCGTCGCGCGTGCTCGGCTCGCTCGACTACGCGGCGGGCGGCTGGGAGTACGCGTCGGTGCGGATGCTGCCGACCGGCAAGGTCGAGGTGACCACCGGTGCCTCGGGCCACGGCCAGGGGCACGAGACGGCGTGGAGCCAGATCCTCGCCGACCAGCTGGGAGTGCCGTTCGACGACATCGAGGTGCTGCACGGCGACACGCAGTCTTCGCACAAGGGCATGGACACCTACGGTTCGCGATCACTGGTGGTCGGTGGTGTCGCTGTCGTGAAGGCCGCCGAGAAGGTGGTGGCCAAGGCCAAGCCGGTCGCGGCGCACCTGCTCGAGTGCTCCGAGGACGACCTGGAGTTCGCCGGCGGCAAGTTCACCGTCAAGGGCACGGACCAGTCGACGACGATGCAGGACATCGCGTTCACCGTGTTCGCCGCCCACAACCTGCCCGACGGCATGGAACCCTCGCTCGACTCCGACGCCACGTTCGACCCGGAGAACTTCTCCTACCCGCACGGCACGCACCTGTGCGCCGCCGAGGTGGACACGGAGACGGGCCGGGTCAAGCTGCGCTCGTACGTGTGCGTGGACGACGTCGGTGTGGTGGTCAACCCGCTGATCGTGGAGGGCCAGGTGCACGGCGGGCTCGCGCAGGGCATCGCGCAGGCGCTGTTCGAGGAGGCCGTGCACGACGAGAGCGGCACGCTCACCACGGGCACGTTCGCCGACTACCTGCTGCCCTCGGCGGCCGACCTGCCCTCGTTCACCACGGCGCGCACCGAGACGCCGTCGACCACGAACCCGTTGGGCGCCAAGGGTGTCGGCGAGGCGGGCACGATCGCCTCGACGCCGGCGGTGGTCAACGCCGTGATCGACGCGGTGCGCCACTTCGGCGTGAACGACATCGACATGCCGTTGACGCCGATGCGGGTGTGGCATGCCGTCCAGCACGGAACCACGGACGCCGGCGGAGCCGGCTCGGAGGCCGGCGGCGGCCTCGGTTCGATCGACGCCTCCGGAGGTGCCCAGTGA
- a CDS encoding (2Fe-2S)-binding protein, giving the protein MRITVTVDGTKYTDEVEPRTLLVHYLRERVGKVGTVVGCDTSNCGACTVHLDGHSVKSCSVLAVQADGSEVTTVEGLARDGRLHPVQQAFHDNHALQCGFCTPGMIMASIDLLADNPDPDETAVREGLEGNLCRCTGYQNIVRAVRDAAQHMSPGAGPEAEQIKHVGVGGE; this is encoded by the coding sequence ATGCGCATCACCGTCACTGTCGACGGCACGAAGTACACCGATGAGGTGGAGCCCCGCACACTTCTCGTCCACTACCTGCGGGAGCGCGTCGGGAAAGTGGGCACGGTCGTCGGCTGCGACACGAGCAACTGCGGCGCGTGCACCGTCCACCTCGACGGCCACAGCGTGAAGTCCTGCTCCGTGCTCGCCGTCCAGGCCGACGGCAGCGAGGTCACCACCGTCGAAGGGCTCGCCCGCGACGGGCGGCTCCACCCCGTGCAGCAGGCGTTCCACGACAACCACGCCCTGCAGTGCGGCTTCTGCACGCCCGGCATGATCATGGCGTCGATCGACCTGCTGGCCGACAACCCCGATCCCGACGAGACGGCCGTGCGTGAAGGTCTCGAAGGGAACCTCTGCCGCTGCACCGGCTACCAGAACATCGTGCGCGCGGTGCGCGACGCCGCGCAGCACATGAGCCCGGGCGCCGGACCCGAGGCCGAGCAGATCAAGCACGTCGGTGTGGGTGGTGAGTGA
- a CDS encoding XdhC family protein, translating into MRDVLDDVYRRWLAGETVGLGTVVATFSSAPRSPGASMVVAPDGTVAGSVSGGCVEGAVYELAQEVVADRKPVLQRYGVTDDDAFAVGLTCGGIIDIYVEHVDRDSMPELDRVVESVRGGEPVAVVTIVEHETPGLVGERMIVWPDRVEGSLGSSRMDDAVADDARGLLASGRTGTLRYGPDGQRRGEGMAVFVNSFEPPPRLLVFGAIDFAAAMARMGAYLGYQVTVCDARPVFATSSRFPDAHEVVVDWPHRYLAAEAEAGRIDSRTAIAVLTHDPKFDVPLLEIALRLDVGYVGAMGSRKTHDDRFSRLREAGITEPELERLSSPIGLDLGARTPEETAVSIAAEIISLRWSGTGRRLAALSGRIHS; encoded by the coding sequence ATGCGTGACGTACTGGACGACGTGTACCGCCGCTGGCTGGCGGGCGAGACGGTGGGCCTGGGCACGGTCGTGGCCACGTTCTCGTCGGCGCCGCGGTCACCGGGCGCGTCGATGGTGGTGGCGCCGGACGGCACCGTCGCCGGCAGCGTGTCCGGCGGGTGCGTCGAGGGCGCCGTGTACGAGCTGGCCCAGGAAGTGGTCGCCGACCGCAAGCCCGTGCTGCAGCGTTACGGCGTGACCGACGACGACGCCTTCGCCGTGGGCCTGACCTGCGGCGGGATCATCGACATCTACGTGGAACACGTGGACCGCGACTCGATGCCGGAACTGGACCGGGTCGTGGAGTCCGTGCGCGGCGGCGAGCCCGTCGCCGTGGTCACGATCGTCGAGCACGAGACGCCCGGCCTGGTCGGCGAGCGCATGATCGTGTGGCCCGACCGCGTCGAAGGCTCGCTCGGCTCTTCGCGCATGGACGACGCCGTGGCCGACGACGCGCGCGGCCTGCTGGCCAGCGGCCGCACCGGCACCCTGCGCTACGGGCCGGACGGCCAGCGCCGCGGCGAGGGCATGGCCGTGTTCGTGAACTCGTTCGAACCGCCGCCACGACTGCTCGTGTTCGGCGCCATCGACTTCGCCGCCGCCATGGCGCGCATGGGCGCCTACCTCGGCTACCAGGTCACGGTGTGCGACGCGCGGCCCGTGTTCGCCACCAGCAGCCGGTTCCCCGACGCGCACGAAGTCGTGGTCGACTGGCCCCACCGCTACCTCGCCGCCGAGGCCGAGGCCGGCCGCATCGACAGCCGCACCGCGATCGCCGTGCTCACCCACGACCCGAAGTTCGACGTGCCGCTGCTGGAGATCGCGCTGCGGCTCGACGTCGGCTACGTGGGCGCCATGGGCTCCCGCAAGACCCATGACGACCGGTTCTCCCGCCTGCGCGAAGCCGGCATCACAGAGCCGGAGCTGGAACGGCTTTCGTCGCCGATCGGCCTGGACCTGGGCGCGCGCACACCCGAGGAGACAGCGGTGTCGATCGCGGCGGAGATCATTTCGCTGCGCTGGAGCGGAACCGGACGACGATTGGCCGCTTTGTCCGGCCGGATCCACAGCTGA
- a CDS encoding vWA domain-containing protein, which produces METDVADPLAGLAGFAAALREAGVACDARRVQAYLAAVAEVDIAEPTQLYWAGRLTLCSDPDDLPRYEEAFARWFDGDETRRGTQSVPAQKRARIAPLTSDAGGSSEGDEEPDSLKVAASDHEVLRHRDLAELTKTEREHLRELLATLKPVPPRRRAARRRPAHRGRLDPARTLRAMLADGGEPVRLVRSRRGTRPRKTVLLIDVSGSMSPYADALLRFAHVLTRSAPSSVEVFTLGTRMTRVSRQLRQRDPEQAMLAAGNAVPDFAGGTRLGETLRVFLDRWGQRGIARRSVVTVFSDGWERGDVALLSEQLGRLRRLAHAVFWVNPHAGREGYAPVQSGIVAALPHIDRLLAGHSLATLERLLGEIADA; this is translated from the coding sequence ATGGAGACCGACGTCGCCGATCCGCTGGCCGGCTTAGCCGGGTTCGCGGCGGCACTGCGCGAGGCGGGCGTCGCGTGTGATGCGCGGCGTGTGCAGGCGTATCTGGCGGCCGTCGCGGAGGTGGACATCGCGGAGCCCACGCAGCTCTACTGGGCCGGCCGGCTCACGTTGTGCTCCGATCCTGACGACCTGCCGCGCTACGAAGAGGCCTTCGCCCGCTGGTTCGACGGCGACGAGACCCGCCGCGGCACCCAGTCCGTCCCTGCTCAGAAGCGTGCCCGCATCGCACCGTTGACCTCCGACGCCGGTGGCAGCAGCGAAGGCGACGAAGAACCCGACAGCCTCAAAGTCGCCGCGAGTGACCACGAAGTGCTGCGCCACCGTGACCTCGCCGAGCTCACCAAAACCGAGCGCGAGCACCTGCGCGAGCTCCTGGCCACGCTCAAACCGGTTCCGCCGCGCCGCCGCGCGGCGCGCCGCCGCCCCGCCCACCGCGGCCGGCTGGACCCAGCCCGCACGTTGCGCGCCATGCTCGCCGACGGTGGGGAACCCGTGCGCCTCGTCCGCAGCCGCCGCGGCACCCGCCCGCGGAAAACGGTGCTTCTCATCGACGTCTCCGGTTCGATGAGCCCCTACGCCGACGCGTTGCTGCGCTTCGCCCACGTGCTCACCCGGTCCGCACCGTCGAGCGTCGAGGTCTTCACGCTCGGCACGCGCATGACGCGGGTGTCGCGCCAGCTTCGGCAGCGCGATCCGGAGCAGGCCATGCTCGCGGCCGGCAACGCGGTGCCCGATTTCGCCGGCGGCACGCGCCTCGGCGAGACGCTGCGGGTGTTCCTCGACCGCTGGGGTCAGCGCGGAATCGCGCGCCGCTCCGTGGTCACCGTGTTCTCCGACGGCTGGGAGCGTGGCGACGTCGCGCTGCTGTCCGAACAGCTCGGCAGGCTGCGCCGGCTCGCGCACGCCGTATTCTGGGTTAATCCGCACGCGGGTCGGGAGGGGTACGCTCCGGTTCAATCCGGCATCGTCGCTGCTCTGCCCCACATCGACCGCTTGCTGGCCGGGCACAGCCTGGCGACGTTGGAACGACTGCTCGGGGAGATTGCCGATGCGTGA